A stretch of DNA from Augochlora pura isolate Apur16 chromosome 8, APUR_v2.2.1, whole genome shotgun sequence:
CGGTCCTCTGTCACGGTTCTGAAAATTTTGCGACGAAATTTTCTGGAAACGTATCGCACGATCTGTGAACGCGGGGATTCGATCCGTGGGCTCTCCGATCGTTTCTCATTTGTTCGTCGAATGTTGGTCCGCGGAAGATAAACGAGATTCGGTGGCCGTCGAACAGAGGTCTTTAAATTTCCTTGGCAACGACTGTCAGTATCAAAAGCCTGCTACGTGACCCTCGTTTTTTGGCCAAGTTATCGCAATCGCAACCCCGAATAGACCTCCTTGACTTTTGCATTTCATTTCGAGGGGATCCGAAATTGCgttcgcggatcgatcgggtttttttttggttgagtattttcttattctgaattttcattttaataaaatttgtgagGCTGTGATTACGATATCTTGGGGCTCGGAATTACCCGGCATGTAAGAACATAGAACGCAAGGGCTACGCCTCCTGACTCTTGTCACGCCTACTGGCTCCCGTTACGCGCCTCACTTCTCGTGATTGCGCAAATGCTTGGAGCACCTCAGGTGTAGTAACTATTAGTGGCATAATAAAGCGACATTCGAGTCCAATAGATTTAGAACATTTAGAACACGCGGCGTTGCAGGGGCGTGGACCCTTGCGTTATTCGTGCCGGATAATTCCGAGTCCCGAAATAGATCGCAATCATTATAtcgcaatattattattaacaaggAAGAGCGAGGAAATTTTTGATACTCCTACAATGTGTACACAGTcattttctcatttatttggtcaaatatatttttttttatatttttacttattgtATTCGTACGTAAATGCAATTGACATTTCTGTTTATATCGTGGTCTCATTCGTATTCGTAAAACCTACAGTTTCATTACAAACAAGTCATAGTATAGACTAATATTAGAAAGCTTCGTGGCAAGTTCAAGTTGTCGGACAGAGTTTATTTCGGTATTTTTTTCAACGAACATTTAAAGTTCTTTCTTAAAAGACCCTgctccgttttttttttatatatatcatgTTAACCCATTGTTGACCAGTAATTTCACGCAGAAACTGTTTCACGTCGTCGAGAAATTGCTAACGCAAGTGTGAACAAAAGTTAACCCACAACGACGGTCAACAATGCGTTAATAAATACTTCGGCATTTCTCGTAACCCGTGCTGCAGTTTTTATACAACGGACAACGAGGCTAATTCGATTGTTTAATCATTTGAGTCACGCCAGTATtgttttaacactaaatctaccaCGGTAAAATGAACTTTAAagaggaattaataaattttggtTTAACTTCTTAATCTCgcatagtataaattattgttaattcaaCGAAATGAACTCCTAGCTCGGTTAATTCAGCATGACACCTGCCTATAAACTAAATCCGACTCTAAAGgattaaaatgattagaaCAATAGACAATTTtgtcttattaattttgattcgtGCATATTAACAACTCGCACCTTAAACTTTTTAAAgagcataaaatattttaacaacgaaacataatttaaatataattgttatacaacttttaataattaaaaactttttaaataattaaaaagataatactcgataataataaaataattaaaaaaaacaagattTAGCAGTTAGTGGTTTAAATCGACCAAATTGCCTCGTGTTCGCGAGTCACAGCCTACCGTCGGCGTGCTCGTCGTTTCCGCGGAACGCAGAGCGCGACGTTCGCGACAGgcgacgaaataatttctctgtcgCCCGAACCAGGGACTTCTGGCACGAAGACGAGGAGtacgaggacgaggaggacgaggaggaccTGGACGACGAGGAGGATCGGCTGCTGAAGGAGAGTCGCGCGGGATCGGAGATCGAGGATCGATTGATGGTATTTGGCGACCCGACGTGCAACTACGCGACCTCCGTGGACTACAGGAACACGATTGATTTGCGAGAGATCGGCGTCGAGTCGAAGCGAGACGCGCTGTTGGACCTGAAGTCCGGCCAGGCGACCGTGTCGAGTTCGTTTCGTCTGCTGCAGACCAGGTTAAATATAGCCGGCGGTATGGCGCACGGTCTCAGCAACATGGTTGCCGATCATCAACATCATCATcaccaccatcaccatcatcatcatcagcAGCcgaagcagcagcagcagcagcagcagcggcagcagtcgccgccgccgcagcaTCAGCATCCTCGGTACAACGAATACGAGCACCACGAGCCGCGGCAGCACCAGCACCACCAGCGTCAAGGGTGGAGCAAGGAGGAGTGCTTTAATTTTAGATTCACGGATAAATCTCAAAGCGCGCCCAGTCTGCCTAGCAGCATCGAGGAGTCCGGACACGGTCCACGGTCGTTGGCAGCGCGCACATCTTCAAGGGCAACCTCTTTCGTCTCCACCTCGAACTTATTCGAGAACTACACCAGGGTAGCGAGCGTGCCAGTCGACTTGAATCTCTGCGGGTTTTCCACCTCGTACGATGATCCCGAGTACCTCGAAGTGATTGCGGACGACCACGAAATGGCGGAGATCACGAACGAGAACCAGCGACCGGATAGCATGGAGGAGATCCGACAGAACGGCGGCGAGGAGACTACCGCCGGCCAGCAGCTGAAGAACTCTTTGACGATGACCTCGGTGAGAACGCAGGCGCCCCAGAGCGCGATCGTCGACGGGAAGCTGGACAAGGCAGAAGAGAACCTGTCGGAGGCCGCGGATTGCGTGGGCGATCACTGCCCGAACCCgcgggagaagaagaagaagcaggtAACCTCGACGGTGAAGACCCAGGACCGCGGGAACTGCGTACTGGACATTGCGATCGCGATGGAGAACGACCTCGGCGTCGTGGACGAGGCGATCAAGCAGTTCAAGCGCGAGGTCGAGGAGGCCAGCACCCTCCTGAACGGCAAGAACATGGACGGCGTTCAGAGGACCCTGTCAGGCAGACTGCGGGCCCACAGGGTGAAGAACAACGCCAGCTACGAGCTGGCTCAGCAGTTCGAGATTGACGAGAAGAACTTCCGCTCGGGCCGGGCCCGCAAGGAGGCTTCCAAGGACAGTGAGCAGACCCCGAAGTCGCCGAAGAGCGGCCTCGGCGGTCGGAGACGCGTGTTGAACAACGCCAGCTACGAGCTGGCCCAGCAGTGCGACTACATAAAGGGCCTGCAGTCGTCCAGGGCCGCTTTCCAGCGGATGGACGCTTGCGACGAGCTCGAGGAGCGCGCGTCCCGGCGGGGACCGCGGCTCAGGGTCACCGACATGGTGCAACAGATGAGCAGCAGCTCGACCTCGAACCTGCACAAACACGAGCCGTACCAGGACACGAAGACGTACTCGAAATCGACGGAGAACATATTCTCGCAGTTCTCGAAGGGCCCGTTCACCCAGGTGCCCATCAACCAGCTGGGCGAGCGGCTCaagaagcagcagcagcaggaggaggaggagtcgCTGTTGTGCCAGGTAAAAAAAAACTCGGATCCATTTTCAGCCTATGGAAGAGATCGTAGTGGACGCCCCCTAGTAGACGACGAGATAGATTTCCCCTGCTTGGAAACCAAACCCATAGGAACTTCCAGCCTGGAGGGGGTCGCGCCGTGCGAAGCGCCGAGCGCGGCCCAGCCGCAACCCCCTGACCTAGCACACGGGACTACGACGGGGGCTTCGACGCCCCCGGGGTCCCCGGAACACCGCGATACAACTGATCGACGGGATCGGACCGACTCGGACAGATCGTACACGAGCGACTTTCATTCGgagcgaacgacgacgacggccgcGCGACACCGAGACAAAGACGACGACGTAGAGTCGCCGGAAGTCGCGGGCGACGCCGACGATGTTCGAGGCTCCTCGttgtcgtcatcgtcgtcgggCAAGAACGGCGAACGACTCTGGAGGGTCGTGGTGGAAAAGCAGGCCGCGGAGAAAGAGGCTTCCGCGAAGAAGGTTACGACGCCGGAGAAgctggaggaggaggaggaggtgacGGCGGCGGCTGTgtgggagagggaggggacggaggaaaggaaagagagagaaaaggagaaggagaaagagccGACGGCGGAGGTGGTGGTAGCGGCGGAAGCAACGAGGGGACACGCTGTCCACGGTGTTGCCCCCCCACCAAGCGGTGGCAGCAACACCGACGGCCTGCTGGAGCCCAGCGAACGGAGTGGGAAGCCAGCGGTGGCCGTGCTAGTTGATACGAATCATCGCGGTGATCGCGACAAACGTCACGAGGAGAACGCGGCGGCAACAACAACTGCGGTTGCGGCACCGGTTAGGGTAGTAGAAGAGGCGACGAGGATGTCCGCGCCGGTGGCGACCGCCAAACGGTCCATCGTCACCACCACCCCGTCCAAGAAGGACACCGCGGCGAGGTTCCAGAGGAACATGGTGGTGGACGCGTCCTCCGGGACCACCGCCGTCAAGGAGGAGAGGAAGAAGGGTGGGTTCGGCGGATTTCTGCAGAGGTTTTCCAGGCTACGGTTCAGTGGTAGATCGAAAGTGCCGCGGTCCGAGGTGCAGAAAAAGAGTGACGCGCACGGCCAAGTGAATCGCGGCAAGGTGATCGACGAACAGACTAAAAAGGAGCCGGATTATATCataattcccttgcatccgcCGGAAGAGGAGAGACAGAAGGAGGAGAATGTCGTCGCTGAGACCAAAACGGACGTCGGCTGGAGGCCCGCTGGGGACGTGCAGCGCAGCTCCTCCAACATCAGGTGAGTCATCAGCCTCGTACATTTTTCGACCACGCTGAACCTCGATTgaaaccccttgcgctataataacgtgACAGAACTCGTGACGAACGTTTTGCATCTAATTCAATGAACGTGGCGCTGCCGATCGGTCCTTTttgaatcgaaacaaaatttgaatcttctcAAAGTACTAAGGGTTAGTCTCGGTTAATCTCGGTGTCGATCAACCGTAAATGTTTTACATGAATTCGATAGAACGAACTATAAcgtattactatactatactaccaCGTTTACTGCAACgtgtgtttattattataaaattcattttataatatcatttataatattagtttcGCGTTAGCCACCACGCAACAACCTGTTCTCATAGACCAGGCATGTCCcaactgtttatttttttctctacgGCAAGAATGGACAAGCGACGTGCACAACATTCAGTCGATGTCTGATGttgtataaatttcaatcGCAATGTTCTTCCCCGGTTCTCTTcagttaacactaaacctactaAAAGCGACCAGAAATTGCCACACAAGAATTACACGATGGAATTCGTTCAAATATTTCGCAATTCTTATGATAGCCCATGCCTAGCccatgcccccccccccccctgtacAGAGacatattcaacaattttgaacGGTGTAACAGCTTTACGACACCAATAGTTATGTAATGAAAAACGCGGAACCGGTCGTTTGACCGGCGATGGTAGATTCAGCGTTAATCGAGTTATCGTTGTATCGCCGCTTCGGGGGAATCGGTTGAAcgttcgttcgattttctGGCCAATACGTCGCAGGGATCCGCTGTTGACTTTGACCTCGTCGATTGTTTACACGGTTACTCGCGACGATACGAGTGAATCACAGTTTATACACGGCTGCCTACGGCTTCGACGACACCGTCGTTGCCAGGACGCGGGAACTGGCGAAATTTCGTATCCgtgtgagcgcgcgcgcgcgctctgaCTCCGGggataggaaaatatttacacaACGTCAGGTCTGTGCAGGCTCCGCTGATTTACTGCACGTAAAGTCGCTCGAATGCGGACACCGTAATCTCTTACGTAATTACTGTATTATGAGAGGCATCTGTGTGGGCACGTCGCGTCGCAGCCAAAGAGCACGGTCTATTGAATTATCGTGCAGTTTCGCGGTGTCGTACCTGAAAACCAGCAATAAATCTACGACACGGAGCCGGCTGCGAGTGCGCGCAATTTCTCGCCGATCATTTCACGAAAGCGAGACCTTATTGTTTACACGTGGCCGTGTAATTGTCGCGCGCGCCtaattatctttttttctcggcCGTCGACGGTTGCACCGCCACGGCGGTAGAAAGCTGCGTTTGTCGTCGGATTTGCGAGTGAAAGGAACGGGTTTCGGAAATGTTTGCATTTCGGAAACGCTTcgttcgaacaatattttgatCGCGGGGGGTATTATAGTGGCGTTTTGATCGTTCAATTATAGAGTTGAATTATAGACGAGCACTTTAGTTGGCACagtaaaagtatttaatcGAAAGTACAATGGATAGACGCGCCTGTTGCAACACGCGTGCTCGAGATACGGTAAATCGTTAtctggataaatattttcgcatagaagataaattatatgaaaccAGACACACTTATATTTCACGATGCAAGCATTACGCTCGTTGCTAGTGTAAGATATTGCGAAATGCGTGGTTTTCCATGCCATAATTGTTGCACGAACAGCGGCTGGATACGTGATCGCGGTTTCGACGAAGAAATCGTTCGCTTTCGACGAAACAGCGTACCGGGACACGGAACCTTCTCCATTAATCACACCTTGTccggtttaataataaatcttctgtGAGCATTAGCGAACGTTAATCAATTTTCCCCGAACACCTCGCGCGGGAACATTTGTTTCCGCAAAGCAAACATTCGGAAACGGTACAAAAGCGTTTCCCGTATCCCGTTAACAAAACATCCATCGATTTGTTGTTTCTGGCTCCTGTAAAACGCGCCATTACCGGCTCAATTTTCGCGTTCACAGCTCGCGGAcgttttgtttaaattctcCACGATCTGTCGActcgtacgcgcgcgcgcgcgctcgtctcgtctcgtttcgATCCGCCGACCGGAAGCCGAGGATCACCGACGCTTGTTCCCGGCCGGTCCCCTCCCTCGCCGGCGCGCTCTATCCGCGATTCGTAAACAACGGGGCCTTTCTAGACGCCCGTGAATCTGTTTCGAGGTATGTTTCTCTTCTGCGACTTGGAAGCAACGAGGTCAGTGATACCGGGGAGAGCATTTCGTAATGGCCGCCGGAGTCGACGAACAGCTGCCAGTCTCTGCCCGCGCTCCTACCACCCACTCCCTCGATCATCCCATTTGGTTTTATTCACCGACGCTTCTTAACGAGGTATTACGGTCCAGAatgtgcatttatttattaacactggCGAGAACTAGCCAGCCCTAAACGTGACTAATGCGTTTCGTTTTATAACGACGACAAGATTGAGTTTATTTAAACCTACTGCCATTTTTATTAGGACACGCGCCACAAGTTCGTAGACAGATCTCTGACAGATCGTTTTTGTACCCTTTTTCGATTTTAGAAGaatatagaagaaaaaagTCGAAGGCCTTTTGACTGCTTTGACAGTTCTGTTATTAACACtgcgacttttttttttatcgttattatagtaGCGTGTTTCGTGTCGCGGTTTCACTGTCACGATTACTCGTGTTTTGCCTGCGCACAGACTGTATCAAATTAATACACGAATATACAATTAACcggtatataataatttaatcattcagtgacaataatttcaggtaataatttaaatggtaCAGTAAAACTCGATGTTTTACACGCATACTTTGGAGGCTATGTACGTTATTCTTAAATGACCGTATATTGTTTCTCGTAGGTTTCGCTCTAAGAGGTGCGAATTTCtcgttttgaaattatatagagGAAATTCAAAATccacatatttattttgcaactcGAATGGTAACTCTGAGGCATCGCTCGAAATTGTTATACGATGttccaatgaaatttttacatcgTTGTCCCACGTCGGTCCTTTCCGAAGGAATCTGCTCGCTATTTGTGCCGGTCGCcacccacccccacccccgttTTCGTCGCGTGTCTAATTCCTCTTTAATCAGGCTTCGCGCTCATCCGATCGATAGGATTTCACTCTCGTTTCGTGCCCGTACGATCGCCGCGAATCGTTCGTCTGCTCTCTTTTCtactttcgttctctctccctctttcgttctctctctctctctctctctctctcttcttctatCGTTCCCTTACCCCGGATCCACTTCACTTCTCTTAATCAAATTTCACTTTCGCCCCGTTCCACGGCGTTTCGACGTAATTCGACCTAATTGCATTCGGTAACGGTGCACACTGTCGTTCACTCTTTATTTATCGTGCCCCTGCCCCCCATCCTCGGACCCCTAACTGCGCGTTTCCCTCTCACTCACGCCCACTACGAAAACCGAGCCTGCTCCGATTAGCGTTTACGACCTTTCGAGTAGCTCGCCTTCCATTTGCCTCGCGCGGCTTTCGAACTTTTTAGAGCTGCGCCTTGTTCGGCGGAGCTCGATTTTCATCGCGGATGTTGTTAACGTTCGCCGCGAGCCTGTTAACATCGCTCGGGCGTCGAAGAGTATCGCGATACAATTAAATGGCACGGTGGAAAACTGGCATTTTTCGCAGATTTATTGTCTTGGaggaaatttcgattttcgtGTGATATTTGTGAAAATGAGGTATAACACAGGGGtggtaaatgatttttattcggtggttattattgttttatttggtATATCTTTTGTCGAACGCTCGGTAATTTTAACGTCGCCGAGTTTTTACTATTATAGGTACATGGTGACTTTTACATTGTTGGTGgtataagaaaataagaaattagcaagttcgtataatatacaaaacatttacataattttctacgtatgaatataataataaagaattaagaatAAGAGGTCATAATAAAGAAAGTCAGAGCAAATTGGAACGAAAATTTAGATCGAAATTTCGGAACAAAAATCAAAACcttattaatcccttgcactcgaagacattttaactctaaattcAGTATAGTTTCTCTGATCtactataatttcaatttacataatttattgcattttgtacACATCGAAATGAATGTTGCGACTCGTACAGCAGTTACattcttgacaatttttcaaacagatAAACgaatgttatacaatttttagtggtcccattcgagtgcaacgctttaaccctttgaaataatgtttctGCATTATAGTATATCCTTTTTATATCTTATCCAGTTGTCgcattttacatatatttatatattagtcTTGTGACACATAGAGCAAGCTACACTTTGAACaacttttgaaatttaattttttgataacATAAAGATTACTTTTGAACTTGACATAATAATTCtcgtggtgcctcagagttcGAATGGTTAAATGCTCGTTACACAGATGTTACACAATCGCAGAGAGTTGCCCATAAGTCACGAAACAGCCTGGAGAGAGAACGTTTACCATAGGAGGCAACGACGTGTCACAATATTTAGCTTATGGATCATCGCCGGCCGTCAATATTAATCCGACTTTTCTGCCAATTAATCTTAATCTCGGTTACGACCCTCGTTAACGATTCATTTCCTTCTGCTTCGATGATCGCCAGTGGCCCGGTTACAGCGACGCTGTTTGCTCCACGCGAACACAGATTTCacggatttctttttttaaattccttcTATTATTTGCGTCTATCGCGAGCCTTCTTTTCAACTTTCTTCTCAAGGGCTTCGAGGGTCGCGTCCCCATCTGGCATTTATTGCCAGCATGCGAGCCTGTCCTACGATTCGGACTCGTTTCTCGGAACGGGACCCGTATCTGATTCTATCTCGTTTAGTTTTTACAAACACTCGTTTTATCGCGCGAACTTTCGCCGAATCAGCACCGCCCTGTTCCGCGGCGGACCCTCCTCTCGTTAGCCATTTTGTTGCGAACGGATCGCTCCGGGCGATAATTTTGCCGCGTGGAATAGCGTTCGCGGGAGAGCGGAATTCTACTCGTCCGGTTTTAGGTCGATACGCAGCCGTAATCTTTTTGTTCGTGATTTCTTTTAACAGAACCGCTTTGTGAAACTCTAACGTtgattttagttattaatgGGCTGCTGATTCTGACGGGAGGATGATTCGTCTTGGAGGATGTAAACAATGTACGATTTCGTTAGAAAGTGTAGAGTATACTGCAGTGAACACAGTTCGTTTCCTtgttttaaatctttttctatatttattatatttatatttttaaatatttttattatatattacatatatttttttttgattatgtatatatagaattttctgCACAGCAATATAAACAACTGAAAGGATAaacttcaaatttaatttatatatatatatatatatatatatatatatattaataattataaataaaatatagagtccaccatttaaatttctatattaataagcAGAAAATTAATGAGCACCTAAATATGTACACAGAAACGAGGATTACAATAGGTTTTATTGTAAAGCAACGATTGAATTTAGTGTCGACGATCCGGTCTCTGCGTGTTCGCCCGATGATTAACACCACGGTTGTGTAAAATCCGCcgataataaatgattaatacgGTCGTATCTCCCCCGGGACACGGTCCGCGTGAAACACAGAGACGGGTTCGAGTCTCCCACAattcttcgtttatttaacaaagcGCCAAATAATGATGAGTCCGATATCCCACGGCTGTTTACTTGCGCGGCGGCGGGCGCGTTAGGCACGGTGAATCATCGCAAGCTGcgaacattgtaatttaagaACCCGTCGCATTCACAACGACCTTTCGCGCTTTTGTTGTTCTGGGATCAGTGGATGACGCTTCGTTCGAACAATCCCTGTTCCCGTTTCGAAAAGAGGCACGCTATCGCGCGCGCAAATATTTGATCGTTGATAACGGCTCTCCAAGAAAAGTCGCGACAgcttattttgcaatttatatttttcatgggTTTCTCTTAGACCAACGATGCGCTTTAAGAATGAGCTGTCGTTTATGTTACGCGTCGTTTagagatatatttttgttaactgTATGTAAGAAAATTTCACGTGACGCAAGTTCTTCTTTAATAGCGTCATTTTCGAAcgcttggaaaatattttcccccAACGCTATGGCAAATCAGTAAACATTCCAGATGGTTGGAAccgtttaatcaatttaacaaAACGAGAATTTCAAGATCAAGTTTCACGGCGTTgcaaaaaaaattacatacgGAGCCCGGAGAAATAATTCCGTCGCAGATACACGATCCAGGCGGCCGTCGACGTGTTAATTGAGAGTTTTAAGATTTCCACAGCGAGAAAGCATCGGAAAATGGGCCGCGTTCCAGTAATAATAACTCCCCGAGGAGACTCCCCTTCGTTTTCATTCGAGGCAACGTGTCCGTATATTTAGAGGTGTGACTTCAACGCTGGATTTTATCGAGCCGTTAAGTAATCGTGACGTGTCGGCGTCTGTAATTCTAACGAGCCGGCCAGTAATATCACTAATAACGTTGCATAATTTCTTGTAACGCTGTAACGCGTATTACGCAGACGATTCTACACGGCCATTTCTTTTGATCGTCGCTGCACCGGGTGTTCCGAAAGTCCACGcttctattacaattttcttttcaacgtaatataaatataaatacaaatacataaatataaatataaatacaaatatataaatacagtacAAATATTGAAGCGTTCCGtttcaataaagaatatatttattttaattagcaaTTCCAAGTTTgtatagtaaaatatgtattttaaatatctattctatatttat
This window harbors:
- the LOC144474331 gene encoding uncharacterized protein LOC144474331 isoform X1, with the protein product MSTKELRSSTTTTTTGLSSSPMIDAAAEEDEEPPTLSDSGDMDLVNGPNPWLPAYGFQLQHHSHFQPTHEDLRANDTVLVQQVDFLETILEETSDDLQSDSDRSGTTYWVGSDSETESVIHIRSKQRSADGSGSECNSVVPKKRRRRNNGTDRDHQVTFEDYPASPRSSRSSASSRSSSLLQFESLERTCATLSPSSYSFDSLEYSNRSNASHPENTSPDSLEQDYEKTLPNGFGNVDHFSRLRPYRSFESLDTCQKDDEFGPSGLTNGFAPLYLKRNSDLSRIRRNGHRPRDFWHEDEEYEDEEDEEDLDDEEDRLLKESRAGSEIEDRLMVFGDPTCNYATSVDYRNTIDLREIGVESKRDALLDLKSGQATVSSSFRLLQTRLNIAGGMAHGLSNMVADHQHHHHHHHHHHHQQPKQQQQQQQRQQSPPPQHQHPRYNEYEHHEPRQHQHHQRQGWSKEECFNFRFTDKSQSAPSLPSSIEESGHGPRSLAARTSSRATSFVSTSNLFENYTRVASVPVDLNLCGFSTSYDDPEYLEVIADDHEMAEITNENQRPDSMEEIRQNGGEETTAGQQLKNSLTMTSVRTQAPQSAIVDGKLDKAEENLSEAADCVGDHCPNPREKKKKQVTSTVKTQDRGNCVLDIAIAMENDLGVVDEAIKQFKREVEEASTLLNGKNMDGVQRTLSGRLRAHRVKNNASYELAQQFEIDEKNFRSGRARKEASKDSEQTPKSPKSGLGGRRRVLNNASYELAQQCDYIKGLQSSRAAFQRMDACDELEERASRRGPRLRVTDMVQQMSSSSTSNLHKHEPYQDTKTYSKSTENIFSQFSKGPFTQVPINQLGERLKKQQQQEEEESLLCQVKKNSDPFSAYGRDRSGRPLVDDEIDFPCLETKPIGTSSLEGVAPCEAPSAAQPQPPDLAHGTTTGASTPPGSPEHRDTTDRRDRTDSDRSYTSDFHSERTTTTAARHRDKDDDVESPEVAGDADDVRGSSLSSSSSGKNGERLWRVVVEKQAAEKEASAKKVTTPEKLEEEEEVTAAAVWEREGTEERKEREKEKEKEPTAEVVVAAEATRGHAVHGVAPPPSGGSNTDGLLEPSERSGKPAVAVLVDTNHRGDRDKRHEENAAATTTAVAAPVRVVEEATRMSAPVATAKRSIVTTTPSKKDTAARFQRNMVVDASSGTTAVKEERKKGGFGGFLQRFSRLRFSGRSKVPRSEVQKKSDAHGQVNRGKVIDEQTKKEPDYIIIPLHPPEEERQKEENVVAETKTDVGWRPAGDVQRSSSNISANGRAPVSSKPPLPPQPPRVGALSSRPSTGASSSASSSRRRAATDLGNPAAIEMARARTMQAAQERPVGLLETDLDEAVPSTTTTASVTAAGKKTRSLLNLNHTSTAPRPRPEHALHVPQSPVGASHRSPQDDDTASTINQRPHKSMEFLLDKENLHFVKPPENELQKIGERVPSEHELRVQRSLQRLNVPDWYKNSPAARDGFRLKRHSDASQHGGWRALGSKTTSLSSLSSSSNRQPTTGALLSPSPTPPAFSRWSTSLLNSAGSSPASSARSSFNHRQPYLGWRSQERLTNPRTPAERLAQGILPQLQAANKQQQQPQQQQQQQQQQPQQQTTNQQLEVRNSIKEVTSAIVHYVQSGQEVAGGGRLSPRPRPEDWDDRGGARSTSPRGEH
- the LOC144474331 gene encoding uncharacterized protein LOC144474331 isoform X2, with the protein product MSTKELRSSTTTTTTGLSSSPMIDAAAEEDEEPPTLSDSGDMDLVNGPNPWLPAYGFQLQHHSHFQPTHEDLRANDTVLVQQVDFLETILEETSDDLQSDSDRSGTTYWVGSDSETESVIHIRSKQRSADGSGSECNSVVPKKRRRRNNGTDRDHQVTFEDYPASPRSSRSSASSRSSSLLQFESLERTCATLSPSSYSFDSLEYSNRSNASHPENTSPDSLEQDYEKTLPNGFGNVDHFSRLRPYRSFESLDTCQKDDEFGPSGLTNGFAPLYLKRNSDLSRIRRNGHRPRDFWHEDEEYEDEEDEEDLDDEEDRLLKESRAGSEIEDRLMVFGDPTCNYATSVDYRNTIDLREIGVESKRDALLDLKSGQATVSSSFRLLQTRLNIAGGMAHGLSNMVADHQHHHHHHHHHHHQQPKQQQQQQQRQQSPPPQHQHPRYNEYEHHEPRQHQHHQRQGWSKEECFNFRFTDKSQSAPSLPSSIEESGHGPRSLAARTSSRATSFVSTSNLFENYTRVASVPVDLNLCGFSTSYDDPEYLEVIADDHEMAEITNENQRPDSMEEIRQNGGEETTAGQQLKNSLTMTSVRTQAPQSAIVDGKLDKAEENLSEAADCVGDHCPNPREKKKKQVTSTVKTQDRGNCVLDIAIAMENDLGVVDEAIKQFKREVEEASTLLNGKNMDGVQRTLSGRLRAHRVKNNASYELAQQFEIDEKNFRSGRARKEASKDSEQTPKSPKSGLGGRRRVLNNASYELAQQCDYIKGLQSSRAAFQRMDACDELEERASRRGPRLRVTDMVQQMSSSSTSNLHKHEPYQDTKTYSKSTENIFSQFSKGPFTQVPINQLGERLKKQQQQEEEESLLCQVKKNSDPFSAYGRDRSGRPLVDDEIDFPCLETKPIGTSSLEGVAPCEAPSAAQPQPPDLAHGTTTGASTPPGSPEHRDTTDRRDRTDSDRSYTSDFHSERTTTTAARHRDKDDDVESPEVAGDADDVRGSSLSSSSSGKNGERLWRVVVEKQAAEKEASAKKVTTPEKLEEEEEVTAAAVWEREGTEERKEREKEKEKEPTAEVVVAAEATRGHAVHGVAPPPSGGSNTDGLLEPSERSGKPAVAVLVDTNHRGDRDKRHEENAAATTTAVAAPVRVVEEATRMSAPVATAKRSIVTTTPSKKDTAARFQRNMVVDASSGTTAVKEERKKGGFGGFLQRFSRLRFSGRSKVPRSEVQKKSDAHGQVNRGKVIDEQTKKEPDYIIIPLHPPEEERQKEENVVAETKTDVGWRPAGDVQRSSSNISANGRAPVSSKPPLPPQPPRVGALSSRPSTGASSSASSSRRRAATDLGNPAAIEMARARTMQAAQERPVGLLETDLDEAVPSTTTTASVTAAGKKTRSLLNLNHTSTAPRPRPEHALHVPQSPVGASHRSPQDDDTASTINQRPHKSMEFLLDKENLHFVKPPENELQKIGERVPSEHELRVQRSLQRLNVPDWYKNSPAARDGFRLKRHSDASQHGGWRALGSKTTSLSSLSSSSNRQPTTGALLSPSPTPPAFSRWSTSLLNSAGSSPASSARSSFNHRQPYLGWRSQERLTNPRTPAERLAQGILPQLQAANKQQQPQQQQQQQQQQPQQQTTNQQLEVRNSIKEVTSAIVHYVQSGQEVAGGGRLSPRPRPEDWDDRGGARSTSPRGEH